In a genomic window of Sphingomonas koreensis:
- a CDS encoding MaoC family dehydratase translates to MAGRYFDEWRVGDRIVHDLRRTVTETDNLLVSTLTHNPQPLHLDADYAGATEFGRIVVNGTFTFALLIGISVGDTTLGTLVANLGYDEVRMPKPVFIGDTLRAETEVVELRPSKSRPGQGIVTFRHVMLNQRDETVCTCLRSALLQARS, encoded by the coding sequence ATGGCCGGGCGCTATTTCGACGAGTGGCGGGTGGGCGACAGGATCGTGCACGACCTGCGCCGTACGGTGACCGAGACCGACAATCTGCTCGTCTCTACCCTCACCCACAATCCGCAGCCGCTGCACCTCGACGCCGACTATGCCGGCGCAACCGAGTTCGGCCGGATCGTCGTCAACGGCACCTTCACCTTCGCACTGCTGATCGGCATCTCCGTCGGCGACACCACGCTCGGCACGCTGGTCGCGAACCTCGGCTATGACGAGGTGCGGATGCCCAAGCCGGTCTTCATCGGCGACACGCTGCGCGCCGAGACCGAAGTAGTCGAACTGCGCCCCTCCAAGTCCCGCCCCGGCCAGGGCATCGTCACCTTCCGCCATGTCATGCTCAACCAGCGCGACGAGACGGTGTGCACCTGCCTGCGCAGCGCGCTGCTGCAAGCACGGAGCTGA
- a CDS encoding (2Fe-2S)-binding protein produces MTRFTVNNQPVEYKLDARTPLLWALRDASNLTGTKYGCGTGDCGACTVDIDGAAVRSCQVTIGAIEGSFVTTIEGLAENRAHPVQRAFLAANVGQCGYCIPGMVMAASVLLRKNRNPSDEEIAAAITNLCRCGVYPRLIEAVGRAARLARGEDDSSAGEPDDQQTAIEPEA; encoded by the coding sequence ATGACCCGGTTCACCGTCAACAACCAGCCCGTCGAATACAAGCTCGATGCGCGGACGCCGCTGCTCTGGGCGCTGCGCGATGCATCGAACCTGACCGGCACCAAATATGGCTGCGGCACGGGCGATTGCGGCGCATGCACGGTCGATATCGATGGTGCCGCGGTGCGATCGTGCCAGGTCACGATCGGGGCGATCGAGGGGAGCTTCGTCACCACGATCGAAGGGCTGGCGGAGAATCGCGCGCATCCGGTGCAGCGCGCCTTCCTCGCCGCCAATGTCGGCCAGTGCGGCTATTGCATCCCCGGCATGGTCATGGCCGCGTCGGTGCTGCTGCGGAAGAACCGCAACCCCTCGGACGAGGAGATCGCCGCGGCGATCACCAACCTCTGCCGCTGCGGCGTCTATCCCCGCCTGATCGAAGCCGTGGGGCGTGCGGCCCGGCTTGCCCGCGGCGAAGACGACAGCAGCGCGGGGGAGCCCGACGATCAGCAGACCGCGATCGAGCCCGAAGCCTGA
- a CDS encoding response regulator → MNILFIEDDPMNRRVVRDMLDVAGASMAEAEHAEEGLRRIGAEDFDVVLVDLRMPGMDGIEAIERIRARDDAKAELPIIVVTADTAIDLRERCLTAGADEVLFKPVAMDALFDTIGRVLALRSGGDGMLL, encoded by the coding sequence ATGAATATCCTGTTTATCGAAGACGATCCCATGAACCGCCGTGTCGTTCGCGACATGCTTGACGTGGCCGGCGCGTCGATGGCCGAGGCGGAGCATGCCGAAGAGGGGTTGCGGCGTATCGGTGCCGAGGATTTCGATGTCGTGCTGGTCGATCTGCGGATGCCGGGGATGGACGGGATCGAGGCGATCGAACGCATCCGGGCGCGCGACGACGCCAAGGCCGAACTGCCGATTATCGTCGTCACCGCCGATACCGCGATCGACCTGCGCGAACGCTGCCTGACCGCGGGGGCGGACGAGGTGCTGTTCAAGCCGGTGGCGATGGACGCGCTGTTCGACACGATCGGCCGCGTGCTCGCGCTGCGCAGCGGCGGCGACGGGATGCTGCTTTAG
- a CDS encoding 2OG-Fe(II) oxygenase, with translation MSIFAKPKPKQGGASMTRARAGQQVTTRLEANPAIRKAKIDAAQIYYYPGFLNDAECDTLIRLIDANRRPSTLLAASEDPEFRTSESCDLDRWSPDVRPLDERMANLLGVPPEHGETMQGQRYAPGQQFRPHYDWFSENQEYWTAMKASGGQRTWTTMIYLNDVEEGGATWFPQAGIRVTPKRGLLLAWNNMKPDGSPNPGTLHEGSPVVKGTKYIITKWFREFPWINLPIKTY, from the coding sequence ATGAGCATCTTCGCCAAACCCAAACCCAAACAGGGCGGCGCCTCGATGACCCGCGCGCGCGCCGGGCAGCAGGTCACGACCCGGCTCGAGGCCAATCCGGCAATCCGCAAGGCCAAGATCGATGCCGCCCAGATCTACTATTATCCCGGCTTTCTGAACGATGCCGAGTGCGACACGCTGATACGGCTGATCGACGCCAATCGCCGTCCCTCGACGCTGCTCGCGGCTTCGGAAGACCCCGAATTCCGCACCAGCGAAAGCTGCGACCTCGACCGCTGGTCGCCCGATGTACGCCCGCTGGACGAGCGGATGGCGAACCTGCTGGGCGTCCCTCCAGAACATGGCGAGACGATGCAGGGCCAGCGCTATGCCCCCGGCCAGCAATTCCGCCCGCACTATGACTGGTTCAGCGAGAATCAGGAATATTGGACCGCGATGAAGGCGTCGGGCGGCCAGCGTACCTGGACGACGATGATCTACCTCAACGACGTCGAGGAAGGCGGCGCGACCTGGTTCCCCCAGGCCGGGATCCGCGTGACGCCCAAGCGCGGGCTGCTGCTCGCCTGGAACAACATGAAGCCCGACGGTTCGCCCAATCCCGGCACGCTGCACGAGGGCAGCCCGGTGGTGAAGGGCACCAAGTACATCATCACCAAATGGTTCAGGGAGTTCCCCTGGATCAACCTGCCGATCAAGACCTATTGA
- a CDS encoding isovaleryl-CoA dehydrogenase: MSLPQMDFALSETAEMIRDTTQRFAKERIEPLAAKIDAEDWFPRDELWTAMGELGLHGITVDEEFGGLGLGYLEHVIACEEVSRASASIGLSYGAHSNLCVNQISRWASPAQKAKYLPRLISGEHVGSLAMSEAGAGSDVVSMKLRAEHKGDRYVLNGTKFWITNAAYADTLVVYAKTGEGSRGITTFLIEKDMPGFSIGQKIDKMGMRGSPTAELVFDDCEVPEENVMGPLNGGVGVLMSGLDYERTVLAGIQLGIMQACLDVVLPYLRERKQFGQAIGSFQLMQAKVADMYVALNSARAYVYAVAQACDAGKTTRFDAAGAILLASENAFRVAGEAVQALGGAGYTKDWPVERFLRDAKLLDIGAGTNEIRRMLIGRELIGAA, from the coding sequence ATGAGCCTGCCCCAGATGGATTTCGCGCTGAGCGAGACCGCGGAGATGATCCGCGACACCACCCAGCGTTTCGCGAAGGAGCGGATCGAGCCGCTCGCCGCGAAGATCGACGCCGAGGACTGGTTCCCCCGCGACGAGCTGTGGACCGCGATGGGCGAGCTCGGCCTGCACGGCATCACCGTCGATGAGGAATTCGGCGGCCTGGGCCTCGGCTATCTCGAACATGTCATCGCGTGCGAGGAAGTCAGCCGTGCCTCGGCCTCGATCGGCCTCAGCTACGGCGCGCACTCCAATCTCTGCGTCAACCAGATCAGCCGCTGGGCCAGCCCCGCGCAGAAGGCGAAATACCTGCCCAGGCTGATCAGCGGCGAGCATGTCGGCAGCCTCGCCATGTCCGAAGCAGGCGCCGGGTCGGACGTCGTCAGCATGAAGCTGCGCGCCGAGCACAAGGGCGACCGCTACGTCCTCAACGGCACCAAGTTCTGGATCACCAACGCGGCCTATGCCGATACGCTGGTGGTCTATGCCAAGACCGGCGAAGGCTCGCGCGGCATCACCACCTTCCTGATCGAGAAGGACATGCCCGGCTTCAGCATCGGGCAGAAGATCGACAAGATGGGCATGCGCGGCTCGCCCACCGCGGAGCTGGTGTTCGACGATTGCGAAGTGCCCGAGGAGAACGTCATGGGCCCGCTCAACGGCGGCGTCGGCGTGCTCATGTCCGGCCTCGATTACGAGCGCACCGTGCTCGCCGGCATCCAGCTCGGCATCATGCAGGCCTGCCTCGACGTGGTCCTGCCGTACCTGCGCGAGCGCAAGCAGTTCGGCCAGGCGATCGGCAGCTTCCAGCTGATGCAGGCCAAGGTCGCCGACATGTATGTCGCGCTCAATTCGGCGCGCGCCTATGTCTATGCCGTCGCCCAGGCGTGCGACGCGGGCAAGACTACGCGCTTCGACGCCGCGGGCGCGATCCTGCTCGCCAGCGAGAATGCCTTCAGGGTCGCCGGCGAGGCGGTTCAGGCGCTGGGCGGCGCGGGCTATACCAAGGACTGGCCGGTCGAGCGCTTCCTGCGCGACGCCAAGCTGCTCGACATCGGGGCGGGGACCAACGAGATCCGCCGCATGCTGATCGGCCGCGAGCTGATCGGTGCCGCGTGA
- a CDS encoding RcnB family protein: protein MKKFVLAALIGATILTPTMAVAQERGQWRGRDGGGEARQQQREQFRAQREQFRAQREQQRAQQPQFQRPERPDRPQFQRPERPERPQFQRPAQPQGVTPQPQQDRRDWRQDRRDDRRDWRNDRRDDRRDWRQDRNDDRRDWRNDRRDDRRDWNRDRRDDNRRDWNRDRDWNRDRGDNRNWNRGWRQDRRYNWGDYRNRNRNIYRLPRYYAPRGYNYGYQRFSIGLTLGSMLFSSNYWINDPFYYRLPPAYGPYRWVRYYNDALLVDIHTGQVVDVEYDIFW from the coding sequence ATGAAAAAGTTTGTTCTGGCCGCGCTGATCGGTGCGACCATCCTGACCCCCACCATGGCGGTCGCGCAGGAGCGTGGCCAGTGGCGCGGCCGTGACGGCGGCGGCGAAGCGCGGCAGCAACAGCGCGAACAGTTCCGCGCGCAGCGTGAGCAATTCCGCGCCCAGCGCGAACAGCAGCGTGCGCAGCAGCCGCAGTTCCAGCGGCCCGAGCGCCCCGATCGGCCTCAGTTCCAACGCCCCGAACGGCCCGAGCGGCCGCAATTCCAGCGCCCCGCACAACCCCAGGGCGTGACGCCGCAGCCGCAGCAGGATCGCCGCGACTGGCGTCAGGATCGCCGCGACGACCGCCGGGACTGGCGTAACGACCGGCGGGACGACCGCCGCGACTGGCGACAGGACCGCAACGACGACCGCCGGGACTGGCGCAACGACCGCCGGGACGATCGCCGCGACTGGAACCGTGACCGCCGCGACGACAATCGCCGCGACTGGAATCGGGATCGCGACTGGAATCGCGACCGGGGCGACAACCGCAACTGGAACCGCGGCTGGCGCCAGGATCGCCGTTACAACTGGGGCGACTATCGCAACCGCAACCGCAACATCTACCGCCTGCCGCGCTACTACGCCCCGCGCGGCTACAATTACGGCTATCAGCGCTTCTCGATCGGGCTGACGCTGGGATCGATGCTGTTCTCGTCGAACTACTGGATCAACGATCCGTTCTACTATCGCCTGCCGCCGGCCTATGGGCCGTATCGCTGGGTGCGTTACTATAACGATGCGCTGCTGGTGGATATCCATACCGGCCAGGTCGTGGACGTCGAATACGACATCTTCTGGTAG
- a CDS encoding LysR family transcriptional regulator yields MIDRYLLRYFLAVIDSGTFTAAAAQVNVSQPTLSAGIAKLEREAGAKLFRRNSQRVELTEAGARFAVHARRIEREFNLAQASIDGVASGGTLRLGVLNTIASAELAAFAALAARAAPELAVELVEGNAAALSQHLSRGRIDLALTATQREPGAEMEPLRSEAFVLALTASHPLAGEAAVPGEALAGETMIVRRNCEALSETSRYFTRRGIRPFFALRTTNDDRALEMVAAGLGATVIPQSHRHPGVASPALLGFGAARTLALAWGDDTAAIREAAAPLTDALRTQFGG; encoded by the coding sequence ATGATCGACCGCTATCTGCTGCGCTATTTCCTCGCCGTCATCGATAGCGGGACGTTCACCGCGGCCGCCGCTCAGGTCAATGTGTCCCAGCCCACCCTCTCGGCCGGCATCGCCAAGCTGGAGCGCGAGGCCGGCGCCAAGCTGTTCCGGCGCAACAGCCAGCGCGTCGAGCTGACCGAGGCGGGCGCGCGCTTCGCGGTGCATGCACGACGGATCGAACGCGAGTTCAATCTGGCCCAGGCGTCGATCGACGGCGTCGCGTCCGGTGGCACGCTGCGGCTGGGCGTGCTCAACACGATCGCCAGCGCGGAGCTGGCCGCCTTCGCAGCATTGGCAGCGCGCGCGGCGCCCGAGCTTGCGGTCGAGCTGGTCGAGGGCAATGCGGCGGCGCTGTCGCAGCATCTGTCGCGCGGGCGGATCGATCTTGCGCTCACCGCCACGCAGCGCGAGCCGGGCGCGGAGATGGAGCCGCTGCGCAGCGAGGCGTTCGTCCTTGCGCTCACCGCGTCGCATCCACTTGCCGGCGAGGCGGCGGTGCCCGGCGAGGCGCTGGCAGGCGAAACGATGATCGTCCGGCGCAATTGCGAGGCGCTGTCGGAGACCAGCCGCTATTTCACCCGGCGCGGTATCCGCCCCTTCTTCGCGCTGCGTACCACCAATGACGACCGCGCGCTGGAGATGGTGGCGGCGGGGCTCGGTGCGACGGTAATTCCCCAGTCGCATCGCCATCCCGGCGTCGCGAGCCCGGCGCTGCTCGGCTTCGGCGCCGCGCGCACGCTGGCGCTGGCCTGGGGTGACGACACCGCGGCGATCCGCGAGGCGGCGGCCCCCCTCACGGATGCGCTGCGCACCCAATTCGGGGGCTGA